In Neomonachus schauinslandi chromosome 6, ASM220157v2, whole genome shotgun sequence, a genomic segment contains:
- the ELK4 gene encoding ETS domain-containing protein Elk-4 — MDSAITLWQFLLQLLQEPQNKHMISWTSNDGEFKLLQAEEVARLWGIRKNKPNMNYDKLSRALRYYYVKNIIKKVNGQKFVYKFVSYPEILKMDPLTVGRTEGDCDAVSCSEVGGSCRDPESGGREKPPQPGARASSRNDYIHSGLYSSFTLNSLNSSSKKLFKPIKIESSAEKLAEKKPPQEPTPSVIKFVTTPSKKLPVEPVAAALSGGPSISPSPEEALQVLETLASPRLPSLEAPASAAGGTPAFATPPISASPSVQEPPRTPSPPLSPNPDIDTDIESVASQPMELPENLSLEPKDQDSALLGKDKTSNSSRSKKPKGLELAPILVITGSDPSPLGILSPSLPTASLTPALFSQTPILLTPSPLLSSIHFWSTLSPVAPLSPARLQGANTLFQFPSVLNSHGPFTVSGLDGPPTPGPFSPDLQKT, encoded by the exons ATGGACAGTGCTATCACCCTGTGGCAGTTCCTCCTTCAGCTCCTACAGGAGCCTCAGAACAAGCACATGATCAGCTGGACCTCTAATGATGGAGAGTTCAAGCTCTTGCAGGCAGAAGAGGTGGCTCGTCTCTGGGGGATTCGTAAGAACAAGCCTAATATGAATTACGACAAACTCAGCCGAGCCCTCAGATACTATTATGTAAAG AATATCATTAAAAAAGTGAATGGTCAGAAGTTTGTGTACAAGTTTGTGTCTTACCCAGAGATTCTGAAAATGGACCCATTGACCGTGGGCAGGACTGAGGGAGACTGTGACGCTGTGAGCTGCAGTGAAGTCGGCGGCAGCTGCAGGGACCCTgagagtgggggcagagagaagccccCGCAGCCCGGGGCCCGGGCCTCCAGCCGCAACGACTACATACACTCCGGCTTGTATTCTTCCTTTACTCTCAACTCTTTGAACTCCTCCAGTAAGAAGCTCTTCAAACCTATAAAGATTGAGAGTTCAGCTGAGAAGCTGGCAGAGAAGAAGCCGCCTCAGGAGCCAACACCGTCTGTCATCAAATTCGTAACAACACCTTCCAAAAAGCTGCCAGTTGAACCTGTTGCCGCCGCCCTGTCAGGAGGCCCAAGCATTTCACCATCTCCGGAAGAAGCGCTCCAGGTGTTGGAGACTTTGGCTTCCCCCAGACTGCCTTCCCTGGAAGCCCCAGCCTCTGCAGCCGGTGGCACCCCCGCCTTTGCCACGCCCCCCATCTCCGCCTCCCCTTCTGTGCAGGAGCCCCCCAGGACCCCTTCACCGCCGCTGAGTCCCAACCCTGACATTGACACCGACATCGAGTCCGTGGCCTCGCAGCCCATGGAACTTCCCGAGAACTTGTCACTGGAACCTAAAGACCAGGATTCAGCTTTGCTGGGAAAGGACAAAACAAGTAATTCCTCAAGATCCAAGAAACCCAAAGGCTTAGAGCTGGCGCCCATCCTTGTGATCACGGGCAGTGACCCGAGCCCCCTGGGAATATTGAGCCCGTCTCTCCCCACAGCTTCTCTTACACCAGCACTTTTCTCACAG ACGCCCATCTTACTGACGCCGAGCCCCTTGCTCTCCAGCATCCACTTCTGGAGTACTCTCAGCCCTGTTGCTCCTCTGAGTCCAGCCAGACTGCAAGGTGCTAACACACTCTTCCAG tttccttctgtaCTGAACAGTCATGGACCGTTCACTGTGTCTGGCCTGGATGGACCACCCACCCCTGGCCCATTTTCCCCAGATCTACAGAAAACATAA